A single region of the Streptomyces sp. NBC_01803 genome encodes:
- a CDS encoding carbohydrate ABC transporter permease, with amino-acid sequence MKTRKPWLNATALVLSALFLFPVYWMFVTSFKSNSEVLTKDPVFLFTPTFEHYTTATGVDLFWTYVGNSLMVTAGAVLLALAVALAASYALARMRFRGRRGMVLAVMTAQMAPWEILIIVVYLNARDLEALNSLGFLTLVYFVMALPFTIWTLRGFIAAVPRELEESAMIDGCDRAQAFFRVIFPLLAPGLMATSLFGFILAWNEYAMVLVLNKAPDKATLPLWLTQFQTNFGNDWGATMAASSLFTVPVLLVFLILQRRVTGGMAAGAVKG; translated from the coding sequence ATGAAGACGCGGAAACCCTGGCTGAACGCGACGGCGCTGGTGCTGTCCGCGCTGTTCCTCTTTCCCGTGTACTGGATGTTCGTCACCTCCTTCAAGAGCAACTCCGAGGTGCTGACGAAGGATCCGGTCTTCCTCTTCACGCCCACCTTTGAGCACTACACCACCGCCACCGGTGTGGACCTGTTCTGGACCTATGTCGGCAACAGCCTCATGGTGACCGCCGGCGCCGTCCTGCTGGCCCTGGCGGTGGCGCTGGCGGCGAGCTACGCCCTCGCGCGGATGCGGTTCCGCGGGCGCCGCGGCATGGTGCTGGCCGTGATGACGGCCCAGATGGCGCCATGGGAAATCCTCATCATCGTGGTGTATCTCAACGCCCGCGACCTGGAGGCCCTCAACAGCCTGGGCTTCCTCACTCTCGTCTACTTCGTGATGGCGCTCCCCTTCACCATCTGGACGCTGCGCGGCTTCATCGCCGCCGTGCCCAGGGAGCTGGAGGAGTCCGCGATGATCGACGGCTGCGACCGCGCCCAGGCGTTCTTCCGCGTCATCTTCCCGCTGCTCGCCCCCGGCCTGATGGCGACCTCACTGTTCGGCTTCATCCTGGCGTGGAACGAATACGCCATGGTCCTCGTGCTCAACAAGGCGCCGGACAAGGCCACGCTGCCGCTGTGGCTCACCCAGTTCCAGACGAACTTCGGCAACGACTGGGGCGCGACGATGGCGGCCTCCTCCCTGTTCACCGTCCCGGTGCTGCTCGTCTTCCTCATCCTCCAGCGACGGGTCACCGGCGGTATGGCCGCGGGTGCCGTGAAGGGATAG
- a CDS encoding carbohydrate ABC transporter permease, whose amino-acid sequence MSVPIEEAPPRMPGPPAAIPPGPPERRRVPTGWVPYLLIAPAVAAMLAVLGYALVRNVLISLQEFGRRQLISRTTEWTGLDNYRAVVENERFWDSVVRTFVFMAVNVLLIMVIGTLIGLLLGALGRKTRLLLSVALVAAWAMPVIASTTVFQWLFDTQFGVANWAMRGLGFAGYDQHNWFATGTSTLAIVTALIVWASVPFVALNLYAGLTTISGEVYEAARVDGASDWRIFWSITAPIMRPFFLITTFLEIIWVFKAFTQIYAMNGGGPDRESETLPVMAYMEGMGQNQYGTAATISVLTLVILLIAMSFYFRLILKQEKEQEQS is encoded by the coding sequence ATGTCCGTGCCCATCGAGGAAGCCCCACCCCGGATGCCCGGCCCACCGGCCGCCATCCCGCCAGGCCCCCCGGAGCGGCGCCGCGTGCCGACCGGCTGGGTGCCGTACCTGCTGATCGCGCCGGCGGTCGCGGCCATGCTCGCGGTCCTCGGCTACGCGCTCGTCCGCAACGTCCTCATCTCCCTCCAGGAGTTCGGCCGTCGCCAGCTCATCTCCCGGACCACCGAGTGGACCGGCCTGGACAACTACCGCGCCGTCGTGGAGAACGAGCGGTTCTGGGACTCGGTCGTCAGGACCTTCGTCTTCATGGCCGTCAACGTGCTGTTGATCATGGTCATCGGCACCCTGATCGGCCTGCTCCTGGGCGCCCTCGGCCGGAAGACGCGGCTGCTGCTGTCCGTCGCGCTGGTGGCCGCCTGGGCGATGCCCGTCATCGCCAGCACCACCGTCTTCCAGTGGCTGTTCGACACCCAGTTCGGCGTCGCCAACTGGGCGATGCGCGGCCTCGGCTTCGCCGGCTACGACCAGCACAACTGGTTCGCCACCGGCACCTCCACACTCGCCATCGTCACCGCGCTGATCGTCTGGGCGTCCGTGCCGTTCGTCGCGCTCAACCTCTACGCCGGGCTGACCACCATCAGCGGCGAGGTCTACGAGGCCGCGCGGGTGGACGGCGCCTCCGACTGGCGGATCTTCTGGTCCATCACCGCGCCGATCATGCGCCCGTTCTTCCTGATCACCACGTTCCTGGAGATCATCTGGGTCTTCAAGGCGTTCACCCAGATCTACGCCATGAACGGCGGCGGCCCCGACCGCGAGTCGGAGACCCTGCCCGTGATGGCCTACATGGAGGGCATGGGGCAGAACCAGTACGGCACGGCCGCCACGATCTCCGTGCTGACCCTGGTCATCCTCCTGATCGCCATGTCCTTCTACTTCCGCCTGATCCTCAAGCAGGAGAAGGAGCAGGAGCAGTCATGA
- a CDS encoding extracellular solute-binding protein produces MKRKLIAAIGAAALTATVAACGSDGGGGGGGGAGSITVWLMDGSAPQAWLDELNAAFEAEHGVEVDVEIQQWDGIQDRVTTALSEDGTVDVLEIGNTQTVGYANTGGLADLEELADEPWAANMLASAEVDDTLYAVPWYGANRVVIYDKGVWAEAGAEVPTTREEWIEALELIDENTDAEPLYLPGQSYYVLGGFIADEGGSFAVEDGDEWTGALATPEGEAGMDFYRELQSFSDSPTDNDEASPQQSTDVVPNQEVASWIGLGWEAGGAVDAIEEQGGEADFGYFPIPGKTADELGHVFLGGSNLAVSERAGDRELATEWLRMATSREWAQKYVDANGDGVVPGRTDVTAEPGAGSFAEAMVRSAGVGFLPPLTTGWANVEAQPNPIKELMTKALNGDDYRSAAEEADAEITTRINRE; encoded by the coding sequence GTGAAGCGCAAGCTGATCGCCGCCATCGGCGCGGCGGCGCTGACGGCCACCGTGGCCGCCTGCGGCTCCGACGGCGGCGGCGGTGGGGGCGGCGGCGCCGGCTCCATCACTGTCTGGCTGATGGACGGCTCCGCCCCGCAGGCGTGGCTCGACGAGCTCAACGCCGCGTTCGAGGCGGAGCACGGAGTCGAGGTCGACGTCGAGATCCAGCAGTGGGACGGCATCCAGGACCGGGTCACCACGGCCCTGTCCGAGGACGGCACCGTCGACGTGCTGGAGATCGGCAACACCCAGACCGTCGGCTACGCCAACACCGGCGGCCTGGCCGACCTCGAAGAGCTCGCCGACGAGCCCTGGGCGGCGAACATGCTCGCCTCCGCCGAGGTGGACGACACCCTCTACGCCGTGCCGTGGTACGGCGCCAACCGCGTCGTCATCTACGACAAGGGCGTCTGGGCCGAGGCCGGCGCCGAGGTGCCCACCACCCGCGAGGAGTGGATCGAGGCCCTGGAGCTGATCGACGAGAACACCGACGCCGAGCCCCTCTACCTGCCCGGACAGAGCTACTACGTGCTGGGCGGCTTCATCGCCGACGAGGGCGGCTCCTTCGCCGTCGAGGACGGCGACGAGTGGACCGGCGCCCTGGCCACGCCCGAGGGCGAGGCCGGCATGGACTTCTACCGCGAGCTCCAGTCGTTCTCCGACTCCCCGACCGACAACGACGAGGCGTCCCCGCAGCAGTCGACCGATGTCGTGCCCAACCAGGAGGTCGCCTCCTGGATCGGCCTGGGCTGGGAGGCGGGCGGCGCCGTCGACGCCATCGAGGAGCAGGGCGGCGAGGCCGACTTCGGCTACTTCCCGATCCCCGGCAAGACCGCCGACGAGCTCGGCCACGTCTTCCTCGGCGGCTCCAACCTCGCCGTCTCCGAGCGGGCCGGTGACCGGGAGCTGGCCACCGAGTGGCTGCGGATGGCCACCTCCCGGGAGTGGGCGCAGAAGTACGTCGACGCCAACGGCGACGGCGTGGTACCCGGCCGCACCGACGTCACCGCCGAGCCCGGGGCCGGCAGCTTCGCCGAGGCCATGGTCCGGTCCGCCGGCGTCGGCTTCCTGCCGCCGCTCACCACCGGCTGGGCCAACGTCGAGGCGCAGCCCAACCCCATCAAGGAGCTGATGACCAAGGCCCTCAACGGCGACGACTACCGGTCCGCCGCCGAGGAGGCCGACGCGGAGATCACCACCCGCATCAACCGCGAATAG